A region of Aquarana catesbeiana isolate 2022-GZ linkage group LG08, ASM4218655v1, whole genome shotgun sequence DNA encodes the following proteins:
- the LOC141105227 gene encoding olfactory receptor 5V1-like translates to MEKCSNRTETIFHILAFSTSETGQCLLLTAILLMYLMTVLGNITIATLVCLVSQLHTPMYFFLSNLAVVDVMYVSVTLPKLISILLTQDNRMSFSACMTQVYFFSLSAAGDIYVLTSMSYDRYVAICKPLQYPLFMSKDVCVSLALGSWLLSGINAIINVLITSLLAFCSTQNVNHFFCEQRTLYAVTSSDTSSRDILLVFQNMYVVALPFLFIITSYVFIISAILSIQSSEGRRKAFSSCTSHLTTVILFFGPIIILYTKPESEHSKEMDNLFSILYTAVVPMLNPFVYTLRNKVILKAMTNLARSTISFFME, encoded by the coding sequence ATGGAGAAATGCTCAAACAGGACAGAAACTATTTTCCACATTTTAGCATTTTCAACATCTGAAACGGGACAATGTCTACTTCTCACTGCCATTCTACTGATGTATCTGATGACTGTTCTTGGAAACATCACCATTGCTACCCTGGTGTGTCTGGTTTCCCAGCTCCATACTCCAATGTATTTCTTTTTGAGTAATCTTGCTGTTGTAGATGTTATGTATGTCTCTGTTACATTGCCAAAACTGATCTCTATACTCCTGACACAGGACAACCGGATGTCTTTCTCAGCCTGTATGACTCAGGTGTACTTCTTCTCACTGTCGGCTGCAGGTGACATTTATGTGTTGACCTCCATGTCCTATGACCGATACGTAGCAATCTGTAAGCCATTACAATATCCGTTATTCATGAGTAAAGATGTATGTGTTTCATTGGCTCTGGGTTCCTGGCTTTTATCTGGTATTAATGCGATAATTAATGTGTTAATTACTTCTCTGTTAGCCTTCTGTTCCACACAAAATGTTAACCATTTCTTTTGTGAGCAGAGAACATTGTATGCTGTTACCTCTAGCGATACTTCAAGCAGAGACATACTTCTGGTATTTCAGAATATGTATGTGGTAGCATTACCTTTTTTGTTTATCATAACCTCCTATGTGTTCATCATCTCCGCCATACTGAGTATTCAATCCTCAGAGGGGCGACGCAAAGCTTTTTCTAGCTGCACCTCCCACCTCACCACAGTGATATTATTCTTCGGTCCAATCATTATATTGTACACCAAACCCGAATCTGAACATTCCAAAGAGATGGACAATTTGTTTTCAATTCTGTATACGGCGGTGGTTCCAATGCTCAACCCATTTGTCTACACTTTGAGGAACAAAGTTATTTTAAAAGCCATGACTAATCTAGCAAGGTCAACAATCTCATTTTTTATGGaataa
- the LOC141105229 gene encoding olfactory receptor 1J21-like, which translates to MEKCSNSTENVFHILAFSTSESGQCLLFTAVLLMYLTTILGNMTIALLVCLVPQLHTPMYFFLGNLAIVDIIHVSVTLPKLLFILLTHDHRISFSACMTQVYFFSLSAVCDIFVLTSMSYDRYVAVCKPLQYSSLISKDVCNAIILFIYFTSGNDAAINVIVTSLLTFCPTQNVDHFFCELTTLYSISSSDTTSRSIFLVFQIILLASLPFLLIITSYIFIISAILNIQSSKGRQKAFSSCSSHLTIVIIFFGPIIILYSKPESEHSRELDKLLSLLYTAVVPLLNPFVYTLRNKDILNAIRDVTRRRNIF; encoded by the coding sequence ATGGAGAAATGCTCAAACAGTACAGAAAACGTGTTCCACATCTTAGCATTTTCCACCTCTGAAAGCGGACAATGTCTCCTTTTTACTGCAGTTCTATTGATGTATCTGACGACCATCCTTGGAAACATGACCATTGCTCTATTGGTGTGTCTGGTTCCCCAGCTCCATACTCCAATGTATTTCTTCTTGGGTAATCTTGCCATAGTTGATATTATACACGTTTCAGTAACTCTTCCGAAACTTCTCTTCATACTCCTAACACATGACCACCGGATTTCTTTCTCTGCTTGTATGACTCAGGTGTACTTCTTCTCATTGTCAGCCGTGTGTGATATTTTTGTGTTGACCTCAATGTCCTATGACCGATATGTGGCAGTTTGTAAGCCATTACAATATTCTTCCTTAATAAGTAAAGATGTTTGCAATGCAAtaattctattcatttattttacatcTGGTAATGATGCAGCAATCAATGTAATAGTTACGTCTCTGTTGACCTTCTGTCCCACACAAAATGTTGACCATTTCTTTTGTGAGTTGACAACATTGTACTCCATTTCCTCTAGTGATACTACAAGCAGAAGCATATTTCTGGTATTCCAGATTATATTGCTGGCCTCTTTGCCATTTTTGCTTATTATAACTTCCTATATATTCATCATCTCTGCCATATTGAACATTCAGTCCTCAAAGGGGCGACAGAAGGCTTTTTCCAGTTGTTCCTCCCACCTCACCATAGTGATAATCTTCTTTGGTCCAATCATTATACTGTACAGTAAACCAGAATCTGAGCATTCTAGGGAACTAGACAAGTTGTTGTCATTGCTGTATACGGCGGTGGTTCCATTGCTCAACCCATTTGTCTACACTTTGAGGAATAAAGATATTCTGAATGCTATAAGGGATGTAACAAGGAGGAGGAACATATTTTAG